GCAAAGATCACCGCGCGATATGCGTCCGGATTCACCCGATCCAGATCGAACAGGTAAACAAAATCAACGCCGACGCCGCTGAGATAGGCGGATGTTGACGCCGAATTAACGCACAGAGTCTCCGTAATTGGATCTGACTGACCATCGGAAGCGAGGCAGGTAAAGACCATCGCATCCACAACAAACAGCACATCCGAGTTTGAATGGAATGGCTCAGAATAGTAACGGTCGAGAACCTCTTTCGACTTTCTGATGTCGTCTAACAATGAAGGATCACTCCACCAACCACACACATTTGTCGGCCCGAAATCGTAAAACCACATCCCCATGCCGCGAACGAACGGCATAGTCATGTTTCGCCTGACGATGACCATGTCGTCCTGTAGGTTCTCCGTCACCTGATCGGTATAGCCCTCGCGCATCTTTTCGGTGTGCGTAGCCTGATCCATCTCGTCGAGGAAGAGCTTCCCGTGCAACCTGGCAGAATCCACGACGCCACGGGACTGCCCGGTGCCGCCCATGCGCCGATGCTCTTTCAAATAAGACTGCGGGGCGCTGACGTAATCTACAAAGGGGGACTCGAGCACTTTTTGAATTGCGAGGTGGCCACCCGTGGCGCTCCTGTCGAAGAGGTTGAAAAGATAACCATAAAACACGCCTGTAACCAGCGGGCGAGGCCAGCTTTCCTTCACTGCCTTACAAAAGTGAAGCAGGGTATCCGCTACCGTATCGTGGTGGCATTCAAAGTAGTCAATCACTTTCTGCTCGCGCTGAGGATCGCGAAAGATTCCGCCGCAGGTCGTTCGTCGTTCGGCAGTGCCGGGCACCTCCGCGCCGGCTAGGGTTGCATCCGCGTGGTTCCACGCCTTCCGCAAGCCCTCGTCACCGCGGTACTTCCTGCGCAGCCATTCTCTGAATGCGCGGGTCATCGGCTGGCTGACATCCGGCTCATGCTCGATGAATCCCCAATAATGCCATTCATGAAAGACGCCGCTGGAGATGTGAATCGCTCCTACCCGACAACCTTCTTCTGTGGCCGAAAGCAACTTACAAAACTCCCTGATCTTTTGTCCGGACTCCTCGCGCCACTTCAACGAAGCCATGCTCGGCCGCGGCACGCGATCAAGGTCGTGGGAACCGAACACCTCTAATCCGCTAATATCTTCGACTTCGAGAGGCCCATCTGCATACTGGGTGCATTCTTGCATGTTCTGCAGAATCCACCAGTAGGGCGGAGTGACATGCAGTCGGATGAAGAGCACCGCGTCCGGACAGACATCGAGCACGCCGCGCAGCTGCCTCTGGGCAAGATCAATGGACAGGGAACTATCCTGGTCCCAGATATGATGGAAGTAAACGTGAGTCTGGAAGAGCTTAAAACCGATTGAAGCGAATTGCCGGATACAGAACTGTGGAAGCTCTTCCCAGCTCCATCGTCCCCCGGCATCTGGGTGAGGGAATAAATCAGGGGATTGGTTGGAACGCCGTCTACACAGAAGGTAGGTTTTGCGTTGATGAATTCGACCGTTGTTGAGATTCCCTTCATGATTGCCTAGTCGGAACTCGCTCCGAACATTTCAGCAACTGCCTTGAGGGCTGCCTTGGGTTTCCGATCAACGGTCACCAAACCAAATGGGCCAAAGGCAGCATGGAACATGAACCCCTTGCCAATCAAGTTGCGGCGGTGATAATAGTCGGCCCAACACCATAGAATCCCTCCCTGCATCTCAGGGATGCTGGTGATCGTCTTCCATGCGGTTTGAATATAAGCCGCTTGCATGTCTTCACTAAACCGAATATCGCCACGAATCCCCGGAACGCCATGGGTGCCATATTCAGACATAATAATTGGCTTCCCCTTGAAGCGTCTACAAATCTTCTCGAGTTCATCGCTGAGGGGTCTTGCAACTTTCTCTTGCAGCTCCGAGAAGTGATGAATGGGATTCGGCTCAAAGGTAGCCGGATATAGATTCGTACAGACGAGGTCAGCAACATCGAAGGCTTCGTTGGCCACAATATCGCCGCAGGCCGCATACGTCACCAAGCGAGTCTTATCAAGCATCTTAGCGTGCTGAATCAACTCGCGAAAGATAGCGATTCCAGTTGGAGTTTCGGTAGCTGATTCATTGCCGACACTCCACATCACTACGCAAGGATGGTTATGGTGGCGCTGGATGGTCTCAGACAGCATCTGCTTCCCGCCAGCAAGCACAACATCGGCATTCTCTTCAGGAGGAACATAATCATGAAGGAATTTTGCGCCCCACCAGTTGATATAGATTTCCTCCATCAACATAATACCAAGCTCGTCCATAATATCCAAGGTGGTACCTTCCTGAGGATAATGAACGCGGATAAGGTTGAAGCCGCTAGCTTTTACTAATTCGAGGTCTTTGCGGACGAGCTCGATAGGGACCGTTAAACCATATGGAGCATATTCGTCATATCGGTTCACCCCTCGAATTTGTATGGCTTCCCCATTCAGAAGAATCCTTCCATTCTTCACCTCAATCTTGCGAATCCCAAAACGGGTGGTGTAACTGTCTATGATCCGATTTGCTTCCATCAAGGTCAGATCAGCGCGGTACAAATGTGGTTGTTGGGGCGACCACAGCACCGGAGTGGTAATTTCAAAAGCAAACTCTTGATGGGAGGTCTGGTTGGGAGGACACGAGACCGTCCATGAGAACTGCTGACCATTATCCAAAGCAATCGTGAGGCTCACTTCGGCAGGAGATGCCCTTCGATTGTGAAGGCTAATGCGGGCAGCCACTCTGACCCCCTGATCGGCAAGCTCCGGCGTAATGTTTGCGCTTTCGATGCTGATATCCGGCAGAGCCTGAATGAAAACCGGTCTGACAATCCCGCCGTACATCACCCGCTCAATCACCGTTCCATACGGTGATTGATCAAGTTTCGGCGTGTTGTCGACACGCACTATCAGGATATTCCTCGCCGGAGAGATTATCTCGTTTGTGAAATCGAACGAAAACGGCAGGTCACCGCCGACGTGTTGACCGAGGTAGTGCCCGTTCAACCACACCTTGGCGTGATAGTTGACCCGTTGAAACTCTAGGCGCTGATGAAAATGGTCGGGGAACAGACTCGCGGTAACGTCAGCGGCGTACCAAGCGATTCCTTCGTAGCCCCACATTGCCGAACAAAAGTAATCCCATGCTGAGGGCACGGTAATCTCCGCCCACGCGCCAAAATCATGGGCTGGCAGATACCATTGTTCGCACTCCCCGATGTCATCTTGATCCAACTGGAAGCGCCATCCGGAATCTAACTGGACAGTAGGCCGGTTGCCTTTCGATGCTATCACGATGAATATCCCCTGTTTTAAGCCTTAATGGAGCCCAGCAATATGCCCTTGGTGAAGTGTTTCTGCAAAAAGGGGTAGACTAACAGTATCGGTATGGTTGTAATCGTAACTACTGCCATCTGGAGTGATCGGGAATGAACCTGGATACGCGATGTGCGCATTATGTTCATCATATCGCTTCCAAGATCAAGCGTGTTGGCGATGACCAGGTTGCGCAGAAGGAGTTGTAGGGGCATCAACTTCGGATCCTGCATCAGAATCATTCCGAGCCACCAATCGTTCCAGCGGTCCACCGCATAGAACAGAGATATCGTGGCAATGATAGGCGCTGAGATAGGAACGAGAATGTTGACCAGAATTTGAATGTCGTTTGCGCCATCTATTCTGGCCGATTCCTCGATGTCAGGCGGAATGCTCTGAAAGTAATTCCTCACCAGGATCAAATAAAAGGTATTGATCAACGGTGGGATAACCATTCCCCATATGTTATTGATGAATCCCAGCTCTTTCATGACGAGATACCAAGGTATCAGCCCAGCGCCAAAATACATCGTAAACACAATAAAGTAGAAGAAGAACCCTTTCAGCGGAAAGTTTCTTCGAGAGAGCACATATGCCCCCAGAGTTGTGACCACCATACTGAGAAGTGTGCCCACAACCGTCACAAATACCGAGACCAAAGCAGAGTTCACAAAATTGGGCAGCAGGAACGCCATCCTGTAATTCTGCAAGTCAATTGACTTCGGATAAACATAAATCGGGGTTTCGATAATGTCTACATAATCAGCAACTGATACTAAGATCATGTTGT
The window above is part of the Candidatus Roseilinea sp. genome. Proteins encoded here:
- a CDS encoding beta-glucuronidase, with amino-acid sequence MIASKGNRPTVQLDSGWRFQLDQDDIGECEQWYLPAHDFGAWAEITVPSAWDYFCSAMWGYEGIAWYAADVTASLFPDHFHQRLEFQRVNYHAKVWLNGHYLGQHVGGDLPFSFDFTNEIISPARNILIVRVDNTPKLDQSPYGTVIERVMYGGIVRPVFIQALPDISIESANITPELADQGVRVAARISLHNRRASPAEVSLTIALDNGQQFSWTVSCPPNQTSHQEFAFEITTPVLWSPQQPHLYRADLTLMEANRIIDSYTTRFGIRKIEVKNGRILLNGEAIQIRGVNRYDEYAPYGLTVPIELVRKDLELVKASGFNLIRVHYPQEGTTLDIMDELGIMLMEEIYINWWGAKFLHDYVPPEENADVVLAGGKQMLSETIQRHHNHPCVVMWSVGNESATETPTGIAIFRELIQHAKMLDKTRLVTYAACGDIVANEAFDVADLVCTNLYPATFEPNPIHHFSELQEKVARPLSDELEKICRRFKGKPIIMSEYGTHGVPGIRGDIRFSEDMQAAYIQTAWKTITSIPEMQGGILWCWADYYHRRNLIGKGFMFHAAFGPFGLVTVDRKPKAALKAVAEMFGASSD
- the ytcP gene encoding putative ABC transporter permease protein YtcP, which encodes MRMAQYRASAKFTASRKISVVDVAIYLFLILLAIIMVFPFYNMILVSVADYVDIIETPIYVYPKSIDLQNYRMAFLLPNFVNSALVSVFVTVVGTLLSMVVTTLGAYVLSRRNFPLKGFFFYFIVFTMYFGAGLIPWYLVMKELGFINNIWGMVIPPLINTFYLILVRNYFQSIPPDIEESARIDGANDIQILVNILVPISAPIIATISLFYAVDRWNDWWLGMILMQDPKLMPLQLLLRNLVIANTLDLGSDMMNIMRTSRIQVHSRSLQMAVVTITTIPILLVYPFLQKHFTKGILLGSIKA